The Methanobacterium lacus genome includes a region encoding these proteins:
- a CDS encoding monovalent cation/H+ antiporter subunit E has translation MFITRIYYGIAYFIVLLFEILKAEIDVIKRIINGDIEPVVVEIKTVLKRPVSQAILANSITLTPGTLSIDLDSENCILKVATISPRPVEEVIPFESYIKGMLE, from the coding sequence ATGTTTATAACCAGAATTTACTATGGAATAGCTTATTTCATCGTTCTTCTCTTTGAAATACTCAAAGCTGAAATTGATGTTATTAAAAGAATAATCAATGGAGATATAGAACCTGTGGTGGTTGAGATCAAGACCGTACTTAAAAGACCTGTTTCCCAAGCCATACTTGCGAACAGCATTACATTAACACCTGGTACTCTTTCAATCGATCTTGATTCTGAAAACTGTATTTTAAAGGTTGCAACCATATCCCCACGGCCTGTGGAGGAAGTAATTCCATTTGAATCATATATAAAAGGGATGTTAGAATGA
- a CDS encoding monovalent cation/H+ antiporter complex subunit F, protein MNILLISEYILMGALAIFALATIRITTRKKIAMALVGLSGLSISIAVMLILIQHIYNLAFCRDIATALVFLGPVGTIAFARVLRG, encoded by the coding sequence ATGAACATACTGCTTATATCAGAATACATTCTCATGGGGGCTCTTGCAATATTTGCATTGGCCACAATAAGGATCACAACAAGAAAAAAAATAGCGATGGCACTGGTGGGTTTGTCAGGTTTAAGTATTTCAATAGCAGTCATGCTAATTTTAATCCAACACATCTATAATTTAGCCTTTTGTAGGGATATAGCAACTGCACTGGTATTCCTGGGACCTGTGGGTACCATAGCATTTGCAAGAGTTTTAAGAGGATGA
- a CDS encoding cation:proton antiporter (subunit G of antiporter complex involved in resistance to high concentrations of Na+, K+, Li+ and/or alkali) — translation MTDIITLIQSAILIIAAFLVLLAAYGILKYKDDIENIIYARIHILGVADTALILALLAINEPLLAVAYFILVPFAAHAVANGYFYGEEEQ, via the coding sequence GTGACAGACATAATAACTTTGATACAATCGGCAATACTCATCATTGCTGCTTTCCTGGTGCTTTTAGCAGCATATGGGATCTTAAAGTATAAGGATGATATTGAAAACATAATTTACGCGCGTATTCATATTTTAGGGGTTGCTGACACTGCTCTTATCCTTGCACTTTTAGCTATCAACGAACCACTCTTAGCAGTGGCTTACTTCATACTGGTACCATTCGCAGCCCACGCTGTTGCCAACGGTTACTTCTATGGGGAGGAAGAACAATGA
- a CDS encoding DUF4040 domain-containing protein, whose translation MIEYVFMITTILGAIITLLQRDLLKAAILTGIPGASLALLYQYLQAPDVALTQAIVGSAIVPVFFALAVYRTRRVEE comes from the coding sequence ATGATAGAATATGTTTTTATGATTACAACAATTTTAGGAGCAATTATAACGTTATTACAACGAGATCTCCTAAAAGCAGCCATATTAACTGGAATTCCCGGGGCTTCTCTAGCTTTGCTTTACCAGTATCTTCAAGCTCCCGACGTAGCATTGACACAGGCCATAGTTGGATCAGCTATAGTGCCGGTATTTTTTGCTCTGGCAGTTTACAGAACGCGCAGGGTGGAGGAATAA
- a CDS encoding cation:proton antiporter subunit C, with product MIMDTQLASLLTAGALIVIGIFGALFLDNLIKKVISLAFIGDGANLFLIAMGYKAGGIVYIFLPGMSMSEFSQNAAYPLPFALVLTSIVIGASTMAVMLGLIIVLNKRYGSLSASKILGDN from the coding sequence ATGATAATGGATACACAATTAGCATCACTTTTAACTGCTGGCGCCCTGATAGTTATAGGAATATTTGGTGCATTATTCCTGGATAATCTAATAAAAAAGGTTATATCCCTTGCATTCATTGGTGATGGTGCTAACCTGTTCCTAATTGCAATGGGTTACAAAGCAGGCGGAATTGTATACATATTTTTACCAGGCATGTCAATGTCAGAATTTTCTCAGAATGCTGCATATCCCCTCCCATTTGCACTGGTTTTGACCAGTATTGTTATAGGGGCCAGTACAATGGCAGTCATGCTTGGCTTAATTATAGTACTTAATAAAAGGTACGGATCCTTAAGTGCATCAAAGATTCTTGGAGATAATTGA